From a single Rutidosis leptorrhynchoides isolate AG116_Rl617_1_P2 chromosome 5, CSIRO_AGI_Rlap_v1, whole genome shotgun sequence genomic region:
- the LOC139846761 gene encoding tRNA (mnm(5)s(2)U34)-methyltransferase, chloroplastic-like, producing MMMLRGYPVLGTLKFNHKFKTRLCSKILSLHQPLFISSPSCNHKDLVFHSKSSKHNLESPLSGVESVMMDYIFGKKKATEVAHSIWKHVLQKGDAVVDATCGNGYDTLAMLNMVADESCSGRVYSIDIQETALHKTRSLLDGLHDPDKKKMVKLFATCHSKMEEVVPKGVTVRLVAFNLGYLPGGDKTVITKSVTTRFAMEAASRIVASGGLISILVYVGHPGGMEEYETVEAFASRLPVNDWICCKLQMLNRPLAPILVLLCKR from the exons atgatgatgttacGAGGTTATCCAGTTTTGGGCACGTTGAAGTTCAACCACAAATTTAAGACGCGATTATGTTCTAAGATTTTGTCGTTGCATCAGCCCCTTTTTATTTCCTCACCTTCTTGTAACCATAAAGATCTTGTTTTTCACTCTAAATCATCCAAACACAATCTTGAGTCCCCTTTATCTG GTGTAGAGTCTGTGATGATGGACTATATTTTCGGAAAGAAGAAGGCCACAGAAGTTGCTCACTC AATCTGGAAACACGTACTCCAGAAAGGGGATGCAGTTGTGGATGCTACATGTGGAAATGGTTATGATACGTTAGCAATGTTGAATATGGTGGCTGATGAATCATGTAGTGGGCGTGTTTATTCAATTGATATTCAAGAAACCGCATTACACAAAACCAGGTCTTTATTGGATGGATTACATGATCCCGATAAG AAAAAAATGGTGAAGCTTTTTGCAACGTGTCATAGCAAAATGGAAGAAGTCGTCCCAAAAGGTGTCACAGTGAG GCTAGTTGCATTCAATTTGGGCTATCTACCGGGTGGTGACAAAACGGTAATTACTAAATCAGTAACAACCCGATTTGCTATGGAGGCTGCAAGCAGAATTGTAGCATCTGGAGGTCTTATCAGCATCCTGGTTTATGTGGGCCATCCTGGTGGAAT GGAAGAGTATGAGACGGTGGAAGCTTTTGCTTCAAGATTGCCGGTGAATGACTGGATATGTTGCAAGCTCCAAATGTTAAACAGACCACTAGCTCCCATACTTGTTCTGTTATGCAAGAGGTAG